The DNA window ACCCGCTATAGCATATTATCTTCCCGTGACTCGtgtaatttcaatataaaattgaatgatAATTACAAAGATTTATGTTCAACCATGAACTCCTTTGAGAACACTGTCTCTAAGtcaatttatacaaatattcaGGGACGGATAGAGCTAGGGACTGAGGTGGGCTTAAGCTCACCCCTAgctcatttataaatttttttatatacattcaatttagataaatttagaGTAAGAGGTTGAATATGCAATTAGAGGTCCTTAATCCTTATGTATGgttggagagagagaaagaaagaaaggagagttatatatattttgatttgaattattatttagatttaattatgttttagaatttatttaatatgagttttagtatttttataatttataggtattttttattttttaaatttatttattttctttatatttaaattgtattttataataaataattattttatttaaataattaatattaaagtagtatatttcaatttttcaaaaataatattaatattattatttacatcgTAGCGTctttgacttttttttcttaaattatatattaagattcTTTTTagtatcatattatttatttttttttattatttttggatttaattctaaatattattttttatttttctataagtTCGTTTTATGATAACATGTATGAACCATatgttcaataaaaatatatgtaagaaagttcttttaattaaaaaaataattatttttatgataattaattattattttatttagtcatatttaataacaaatatctttttataattaaattcaaaatgttggtacttaataaaatattaaaacttaactAAAATTTTGCTTAGTCAGgagacatttattattattatttttacctgttacatatagaatttaaaatatttttattatatttaattttatagaaatttaattaaaatttttttttattaaatttgtttcggtttaataacatatatttttttgatattctCTTATATGTATAACTCACTTTCGGAATGGATCTAGGTTAGGGTTGAGAAAggtttaacaaaacaaaataaatatttattttatagtagAAAAAGGACATGAtccttaattttgtttttcacttttattcattatttttttataaatctaaaatgGCTAAATCTATGTCCATCCCATcttacatttataattttttcattattttattcaatcccacacacacacacacacaattcattttaattttttaaagtccACCCTAACCGTAATTCCTGGGTCCGTCCCtacaaatattgatatatatatatatatgaagcaTGTGAGATGCGATCGATCTATTGCGAGACACGACCGACCCATCACGATGGGTTGGTCGCGTCTTCCGACGACCCGCTCGTCTTACAACGCCcttatcaaatttatttccctcgtccttcttctcctccttcatCCCCTCATTCTCTACCTCatccttcttctcctccttcttcaGATGAAAttccttcatcttcttttttttctcctcctccttaTCTAGTTTGGCTAATAATATGGTCATTTGGTTAGTCACATGGTTGGCCATCTGGTTGGTCATACTAAGAACTATCTTTTTCATATGAATATGGTGATTGTGTTGATTTTCTTTGATGACCATTATGCCTCTTTTCATCTCTTTCACATACTCCTTCAGCTGGTCACATTTATATCCAACAGCAGGTGCAAGTGATGCAGGTATTGTCATCGCAGTGGGGGGACTAATGGGAGGAGAAATAATCTTGACAGGTTTCCTCTTGTTGGCAGGTTTGGGAACATGTTTGGGAGTAGATTCTACATCATATTCAAGCTTTCTCTTCTTGTTGGTAGGTTTGAGAGTAGTATCTACATTTATATCTTTATCTTGATCTCCGTCTTCAGCCTTTCTCTTCATGTTGACAGGTTTGGGAGTAGGTTCTTCATCTTCAGCCTTGATCTTCTTCCTCCCATCTGTAAAtccctcaaacaaatcatcaaTATAATTGTCTATTTGTTTAAATTCCACCCCACTGTACAAGCTCTTCTCCATGAATGACTCTTCCATCTTACTCACATCCGTGCTCTGAAGGGCAAACTTTATTTCCTAAATGGTGTTTTTCTTGTTGGAATAATAGACTAATATCCTTGGGTGTAAGGGCTCATCAAGCTCCTTCCttctggcgaatttagggataaAGTTTTTGATGACAtcatatgtccacacttgaaatgctagtgcgaacccataaaCGTTATAAGCAAAAGAATCATTAATCCCTCTCGCCTCCTTCTTGGCATGATATAGAGAACTTAGATGCTTCATGTTATTGATAACACTCTtcagggtggctctaaaggacACATTTCCCCATAGAAATCAAAGGAAAGCTTCCatgtcttccaccatgtggaGGATTTTGACAAGTACAATcctccttgggtcaaatgaaaAGAGGTACTGACAAATTAGGCATGTCAGCCAcatcttccatgcatcttcACTATCAATGCATGACATAAAACAAGACTTAAAGTTGTTCATTCGTGCAATCATTTTcctgttaaaatatttaatcaatgaAGGTGGACAACCTCGACATTGATCTTCTTCGTTCACCACAAGAAATCTGTCAAAGTTAAGGCCTCTAACCATGacatactccttcataccaaaaATCAGTTCCCCCCATTCACCATGAAAATCATCTCCTTCGAGTTAGACTTTACCTTCCTAAGCAGCATCTGATGGACTATTGTTCATGAGAATAGCAATCCCGGggctttaaataaatatttgaattgggTATTCAGAGCCCTCTTCATAAGATCCATTTTATCCAACTTGTCAGCTATCTTTTTGAGGTTGAGGGTGCATTTTCAAGAAATCCTACTAGGAAAGTCAGAAATTATGGTTTTTgtcatctacaaaaggaacaacaatgTAGGTGAAAACTTTTAACAACAaaacaacaataataacaaataCAATAGTCGGAACCAACTTTGGTTAAACCTTAAACATAAATCGTCGCGAGACGCAACCCACTTTGGTTAAACACTAAACATGTACCGTCGCGAGACGAGACCGACTTTGGCTAAACCctaaacataaaccctaaaccaaaaactaaaACTAACATGATTAATGAAGACGATGAAGGAACGAGAAGACGAGTCGGAAGAGTCATCGtgtcatatttataaatagagtTTGGCGCGTGTAGAAATGCGCGCCTCTTCGACTTCCATCGCGAGACGCGACTACCCATCGCAAGACGAGCTTGTCGTCGCGAGACGAGCTTGCCTTCGCGAGACAGGACCGAATCACATGAATCACGAGACGGGACCGAATCAATGTGAGACCGCATCCAACCTCATCATCATCTACATTCAACCAACAACTTAAAAAGTGCAGAAATATCATCACTTGCATTCAACCAACAACTTACAAAATGCAGCAACAACCAACAGCATCTCGAATCACATGAATTAAGTCTCGAATCTGTtagaaattaaacacaaaaatattcaattcaactataatggaaataagaacataaatcacATAATATTGAACGGGTTTTGTCCGTCGTTGTGTTCGTCGTTCGCCGATAGCCGTTTGTCGTTGGTCAAAGCTTAGGTTTAGAGAGATGGCGGagaataaagaaattaaaaaaattaaaaatttatatgacGAATTAAAGTTTCATCGCGTCACACGGAATATTTTCATCATAACACAAAAGAAATTGTCATTTTAGTATGTTTTATTGAGCTTTGATCCTTTCAGTAAATTTTATTGAGCGTTGATCATTTCCCTAAATAAAGTAATAGGGTCAACGCATCAAATTTCACTCATATTTGACCGCCCCTTTATAGTttcaacataaataattaattgtattcctcactttttttcaaaaacaaaataaaaacaaattaatcaaatttgacTGACCTTTACAGCTTCAACATACCATTTATTTagacaattaaatattaattaaggaaatgaaaagacttatttttaaaaaaaaaattatatatatatatatatatatatatatatatatatatatatatatatatatatatatatatatatatatatatatatatataaaagaaattctaTAAACTAGTATTCTTTTGGTAATCATAAAATGTTATAACTTTGTGTGATAATTGTTAAGTTTTTtgcaaggttttaaaatacgcggtccgACCGGCGGTTCAACCGGTCCGACCGCGAAACGGTTTGGTGAGCGATCCGGGTTTTACCTTCAAAACGGTCACCTTTCGAATCGGTCAAAATCCGGTCCGACCAGCCGGCTTAACctgaaaaacaaaccggttttTTCCGGTTGGAAaggtaaattatataaattttatataattattattataatattattataataatatttaacttttttttttttgtctgtaCTCGTACTCAGTACTTCACTAGCTCAGCTGTGAGCTTTGTGACTGTAAGcctatatttattaattattattactttttttttgtttttccttttgcttttaacttatttttgcTTTAACTTAtggttattttatttgttaattgtattggttattttatttgttaattgtaTTGTAGAGAATTATTGGATATTtggtataatataaatttaattgataattattaagttcaattagtatttatttgattatttttatatgtttaactaatttatatatataatttatgtattaatttatttaaatttatttttaaccggtTGAACCGGTCGGACCGAAGTACAGCACAAAAACCGGGTTGATGAACgaaacggttttcaaaaccttgGTTTTTTGTGCTCTTGTGAAGTAAGCCATTAAATTGGGTTATAACCTACAACCAATATCTAAGATCAGATAGCAAAAATCAACACACAAATTTAGAGTTGTGTAGACTAGCcattattattatagaaaacTTCAGATATTATGGCCAATCCGAATCTCATTTAGATCTATATTTTTCATCCTTCAAgtagaaaacaaagaaaaagatggatcatgattttgttttgGTCAAAAGTTGGTCCTATTTTACATCATTATGTGAAACAAACAATATaagtaattttgaaataatgaaaatgGGATCACTttgaattagtcaaaataacAAAGTCACataacaagaagaagaagaataataacCTTCAACAACTATCCTTCTAAGTCCCACTAGCTACTAATTTGTTATGAAAATACCCGAAATTCACCCAAAGTGACAAGTAAAACGACATCATTCTGATTTGGAAGAAATACCTAAAAAAAACCTATGATGCATTCGCCCACGCTGCAAATACGGGCCCATGAATCGACAAAGGAGTAGGCCTCAACGAGAAACAATACGCATTCCcaccattttcttcttctttgtcaaGACCATGCTCGCCTTCTCTTGAGCTACCCGAGTTACTCACAAGCACAGCCGATGAATTACAATTGATCAAACCATTTTCAGGAACTAGATTACCTTCTTGATAAATATCCATCTTCAAATTCGATCCCCCAATATCGGTTCCATCCTCATTTTGCCTCGAATTGGAAGCCTCCAATCTTGGATCCGACGTCTCCTTCCGACGAGCAAGCTCTCCTGCTAGGAGGGTATTGCTTGCCATTATCTTTGGGACGTCGTACTTTGATATGTCGAAGTTCGTCACAGCACTAACCCCTCGAAATTTTATCGCGGCCACGTCATATGCTTCCGCAGCTTCCTCTTGTGTACCTGCAAAGTGAATAAAATTGTAAGTcgtaacaaaaaataaattaaacccaTCTATTGTATTAGTAAATGGAtacaaaaatatagtttttcAACCTCATTCAACTAGGCcttaatttatctattaatttttttgaaacagcaatagaaagataaaatagtaattaattGTTGGCTTTCCAAATAATCTATAGATCatctaaacaaatattataataaaaatgattgaaataattgaaataattatcaagCTTATTTATACTCACTAAATGTTCCAAGATAAAGATCTTTGTTACCAGCAACTCTCCCAATTCTTGCCTGCCACCTTCCATGTTGGTGATGtctaatatgaaaataaaaatttaaaatcttttaacttCATATATAAaccaacataataataattcaaattaattttaaaaattatagacCTGGTCACTCCACGATATATTGAAGCTCCTCTAGAAAACCCGCTGCTCTTCCTGCAAACATTTGTCAAATTCAAGTTTCCACCCACAAATCGTAGCGAATTAAACAATTCATACCTTCTTAAGTGAGCGACGTACTCTTGACGACTCATGTTCTTCATATCCTCAACTTCTTTCTCGTAATTTTCCAACTACAAAGATCGATCAATCATAACATAACATAACATGGTTTTGTTATGAAAAATTGCAagcaaataaaaaagaaaagtacAAAATTACCCCAAAATTGATATGGGTGGTCGGACCCCAGTATTTTAGAGCGGCTAGGTCATAAGATCTGGCGGCTTTCTCTTCCATGTCATAACCTCcttcatattaattaaaattagttgTTTTATGATCTAATCAAgatttaattaactaatgaaTTATAACTTACCCAAGTAAACTGTGGATTGATTGATCATGGCCATTGATTTGTTGTTCCAAAGCAATTatgagattattttaaaatggacATGATGAGAAGGAAAGAGTTggaattatttaatgaaaacaaaataagaaatttccaaaaatagaaaatatgaaGATTTTACTAACCTTGTCTTCCTTTCCTGCTCTGCCCTTCCTTCTTGCAGCTATTGTCCCATAAATGAGCTTCATACCTACCTGTCCATCTATGCCTATAAACCCaccaaattatttcaatattacccTTTGGATATTTCATTGCCTTTTAAATAATACCCATTTCAAGAATATAAAAATGCTTCTTAGGCTAAAATACAAGAAATTCCCCTATAAATTAAAGCTGCTAGTATTCAGTTATGTTCTAACTAGTCTTGTTCTCTtggaattttattataaaaaaaattcaatatgagcattaataaaaatagtaaaatacctttatataaattttaaaatataaactaataatgttatttaaataccCTTTAGTTTACTTTGTTAGTATAGTTTCACATCCATCCATTATATATCCATATCCCTTCATACTAAATAAAGCAacaagataataatatattattaaaaaacaatctacaacaaaaataaactattatccaaattattattcaaaaaataatctaactcataacattgtaaataatttataccaaactaaaaaaatcatttttaatattaaatttgatggtttatttttatgttttgacagtgatttttttaaccagagaataaatgttaaataaaaaaaataacaaaatgaattttatctcattaaggccttgtttgttgTAAtgattttttgggtttttttgtatcataaaactcaaacatctatttaaataccaaagttactttttatttaattatttaaaattaatttatctttcattgtaagaagagaaaatgaagatatttttaacttttcaccgtaaaaacttattttttacaaaaatttaatcaaacatgatttttttagaaaaaaaaaggaaaaaaaccaaataaatgAATATCAAAGTAGCCCTAAGTGCTGTTTGGTATCCACTTCTAACTAATGCCCTAAGTGATAAATGAAAGTTTAGTTAGAATCTAATATGAAAACAAACAAGACCTTAGTTTAGAGTAGCAAACCTGGTGACACCTCTATACTGAGAGGTTCTCTGTCCAAACGTATCCAACGATTTCCTATGAACAATCTGCTTCTGATCGGCTCCTCTCTTCTTAGACGGCTCCATGATCGAGCCGCCATTTACATTAGCCGTTGGAGAAAAAAGCTGTGAGCCGCCAGCTGTCACGCAGCTCGAGCCAGGGCTCATCGACAGGCTCAGCGAATGTAAATCACCATATTGCCCTTCATTCTGCAGCATTATCTCATGAATGTGTATACTTCTGGCTGTTGTTGGTGGTTGTGATACTGATGTGGGGATATTTTGGTAAATTTGTAGTGTAGACTGATCATGATTATCAATCTGTTGATGTTGGTGATGATCTTTGTTTAGGGAATGATTGAAACAATCTTGACCGTTTGGTTCATGATTATTGTAGTAGATGCTGTCCAAGCTCAAAGCAAATGGCTCCATTGTTCCCATTcctaaagagagagagagagggaatAGTAAATGTCAAAAATACCCATTACAAAAACTAACATATAGATATAAGAATAAGAAGAGTGAACCTTGATGATGGGGAGGTTGAGTTGATCTTGAGAAAGGTTCCA is part of the Impatiens glandulifera chromosome 1, dImpGla2.1, whole genome shotgun sequence genome and encodes:
- the LOC124922249 gene encoding AP2-like ethylene-responsive transcription factor ANT — encoded protein: MEKMKHMSNDDDHHHHVNNNWLGFTLSSEPSSSSTTSRPITSFLHSSPSHFNFPPSIYGENDHGNNFCPPLTVMPLKSDGSLYLMEPFSRSTQPPHHQGMGTMEPFALSLDSIYYNNHEPNGQDCFNHSLNKDHHQHQQIDNHDQSTLQIYQNIPTSVSQPPTTARSIHIHEIMLQNEGQYGDLHSLSLSMSPGSSCVTAGGSQLFSPTANVNGGSIMEPSKKRGADQKQIVHRKSLDTFGQRTSQYRGVTRHRWTGRYEAHLWDNSCKKEGQSRKGRQVYLGGYDMEEKAARSYDLAALKYWGPTTHINFGLENYEKEVEDMKNMSRQEYVAHLRRKSSGFSRGASIYRGVTRHHQHGRWQARIGRVAGNKDLYLGTFSTQEEAAEAYDVAAIKFRGVSAVTNFDISKYDVPKIMASNTLLAGELARRKETSDPRLEASNSRQNEDGTDIGGSNLKMDIYQEGNLVPENGLINCNSSAVLVSNSGSSREGEHGLDKEEENGGNAYCFSLRPTPLSIHGPVFAAWANAS